In Niveispirillum cyanobacteriorum, the following proteins share a genomic window:
- a CDS encoding acyl-CoA desaturase yields the protein MTVPTDTGRNPARPAADTMADDKIQYSTMIPFILVHIACFGAIWTGVAWEHVVLALVLYGARMFGITGGYHRYFSHRSYKTGRVVQFLLAFLAQSSAQRGALWWAATHRHHHKYSDTEHDVHSPRHKGFFYSHMGWIFTEKHNGADYKTIGDLTKFPELVWLDKYYYLPPVLLGFATWALFGWGGLVVGFLWSTVALYHATFCINSLAHVLGRPRYLTGDDSRNNWALAIATMGEGWHNNHHHYQSAARQGFRWWEIDTSYYIIKAMQAVGLVWDVHEPPASVVRNEQRLGTKVIEAAAAQLAASFQVEKLTQQVREALAHTPTLAEIEERVRQARDQAKVRVEALVANIHLPHLPTTDELRQRASNMFVRTPSMDDIVERARQILVANICTRLAAVPA from the coding sequence GTGACCGTGCCCACCGATACCGGACGCAATCCTGCGCGCCCTGCCGCCGACACGATGGCGGACGACAAGATCCAGTACAGCACCATGATCCCCTTCATATTGGTCCATATTGCGTGCTTCGGCGCCATCTGGACCGGTGTGGCCTGGGAACATGTGGTTCTCGCCCTGGTCCTGTACGGCGCCCGCATGTTCGGCATCACGGGTGGGTATCACCGTTACTTCTCCCACCGCTCCTACAAGACGGGCCGGGTGGTGCAGTTCCTGCTGGCCTTCCTCGCGCAAAGTTCGGCCCAGCGTGGGGCGCTGTGGTGGGCGGCGACGCATCGCCATCACCATAAATATTCCGACACGGAACATGATGTGCACTCGCCCCGCCATAAGGGCTTCTTCTATTCGCACATGGGCTGGATCTTCACGGAAAAGCACAATGGGGCGGATTACAAGACCATCGGCGACCTGACGAAATTCCCGGAACTGGTCTGGCTGGATAAATACTACTATCTGCCGCCGGTCCTGCTGGGCTTTGCCACCTGGGCCTTGTTCGGCTGGGGCGGTCTGGTCGTCGGCTTCCTGTGGAGCACGGTGGCGCTCTACCATGCCACCTTCTGCATCAATTCGCTGGCCCATGTGCTGGGCCGTCCGCGTTACCTGACGGGCGACGACAGCCGCAACAACTGGGCACTGGCCATCGCCACTATGGGCGAGGGCTGGCACAACAACCACCATCACTATCAATCGGCGGCCCGTCAGGGCTTCCGCTGGTGGGAGATCGACACCTCCTATTACATCATCAAGGCCATGCAGGCCGTGGGTCTGGTCTGGGACGTGCACGAGCCGCCGGCATCAGTGGTCCGCAACGAACAGCGCCTGGGCACCAAGGTGATTGAGGCCGCCGCCGCGCAGCTGGCCGCCAGCTTCCAGGTGGAAAAGCTGACCCAGCAGGTGCGTGAGGCCCTGGCCCATACGCCCACCCTGGCCGAAATTGAGGAACGAGTGCGTCAGGCCCGTGATCAGGCCAAGGTCCGGGTGGAGGCGCTGGTCGCCAATATCCACCTGCCGCATTTGCCGACCACTGATGAACTGCGTCAACGCGCATCGAACATGTTCGTCCGTACCCCCAGCATGGATGACATTGTGGAGCGTGCGCGCCAGATCCTCGTGGCCAATATCTGCACACGTCTGGCCGCCGTTCCGGCCTGA
- a CDS encoding THUMP domain-containing class I SAM-dependent RNA methyltransferase, with amino-acid sequence MEQTADLEIFVVTTPGLEPALCAEMQEKGFAKPVMAKGGVTTHGPWSEVWRANLELRGGARVLARIGSFRAMHLAQLDKRARKFPWGDVLRADVPVRVEASCNKSRIYHAGAAAQRIAKAIAEELGAPITKDAELVVKARIDDDLCTFSIDTSGEALHKRGYKEAVNKAPMRENLAAMFLRQCGYTGTEPVVDPMCGSGTFVIEAAEIAAGLHPGRARPFAFEQLASFDAATWATLRGTPTAADTHLRFYGSDRDAGAVKMSTANAERAGVGAITTFRAHAISDLEPPEGPPGLVIVNPPYGGRIGDTRQLYGLYGAFGKTMLNRFKGWRVGVITNEAALAKVTELPFLPTLPPVSHGGLPVTLYRTGVLGGV; translated from the coding sequence ATGGAACAGACTGCCGATCTTGAGATTTTCGTGGTGACGACGCCCGGCCTGGAACCCGCCTTGTGCGCGGAGATGCAGGAGAAGGGCTTCGCCAAGCCGGTCATGGCCAAGGGCGGTGTCACGACGCATGGCCCCTGGTCAGAGGTCTGGCGCGCCAATCTGGAACTGCGCGGCGGTGCCCGCGTCCTCGCCCGCATCGGGTCCTTCCGCGCCATGCATCTGGCACAGTTGGACAAGCGTGCGCGCAAGTTCCCCTGGGGCGACGTGCTGCGCGCCGATGTGCCGGTGCGGGTGGAGGCCAGTTGCAACAAGTCGCGAATCTATCATGCCGGTGCCGCCGCCCAGCGCATCGCCAAGGCCATTGCGGAGGAGTTGGGCGCCCCCATCACCAAGGATGCCGAACTGGTGGTGAAGGCGCGCATCGATGATGATCTCTGCACCTTTTCCATCGATACCTCGGGCGAGGCGCTGCACAAGCGCGGCTATAAGGAGGCCGTGAACAAGGCGCCGATGCGGGAGAATCTGGCCGCCATGTTCCTGCGCCAGTGCGGATACACCGGCACGGAACCGGTGGTCGACCCCATGTGCGGTTCCGGCACCTTCGTGATTGAGGCGGCAGAGATCGCCGCCGGCCTGCATCCCGGCCGCGCCCGGCCCTTTGCTTTTGAACAGCTGGCCAGCTTCGATGCCGCAACCTGGGCCACCCTGCGCGGCACGCCCACCGCCGCCGACACGCACCTGCGCTTTTATGGCAGCGACCGCGACGCCGGGGCCGTGAAGATGAGCACGGCCAATGCGGAGCGGGCGGGCGTGGGCGCCATCACGACGTTCCGCGCCCATGCCATCAGCGACCTGGAACCGCCCGAAGGCCCCCCCGGCCTCGTCATCGTCAACCCGCCCTATGGCGGCCGCATCGGCGATACCCGACAGCTCTACGGCCTCTACGGCGCCTTCGGCAAAACCATGCTGAACCGCTTCAAGGGCTGGCGCGTCGGCGTGATCACCAACGAGGCGGCGCTGGCCAAGGTCACGGAACTTCCCTTCCTGCCCACCCTGCCGCCTGTGTCGCATGGCGGGTTGCCAGTGACGCTCTATCGGACGGGGGTGTTGGGGGGAGTTTGA
- a CDS encoding DUF29 domain-containing protein, with amino-acid sequence MSENLYETDFYAWANQQAALLRAGKLSAADIEHIAEEIESMGRTEKRELVSRLTVLLLHLLKWQFQPGLRCNSGRLTVKEQRYRLSDHLADNPSLNARLPEAICNAYRLALVEAERETGLPETTFPVECPWSFDQLSSPSFWPDQH; translated from the coding sequence ATGAGCGAAAATCTCTATGAGACGGATTTCTACGCTTGGGCCAACCAGCAAGCGGCATTGCTGCGGGCCGGCAAGCTGTCAGCGGCGGATATTGAGCATATTGCTGAGGAAATTGAGAGCATGGGCAGGACGGAGAAGCGGGAACTGGTCAGCCGTTTGACCGTGCTTCTCCTGCATTTGCTGAAATGGCAGTTCCAGCCTGGATTGAGGTGCAATAGCGGGCGGCTGACGGTCAAGGAACAGCGGTACCGACTGTCCGACCATCTGGCCGACAACCCCAGCCTCAATGCCCGCCTCCCGGAGGCCATCTGCAATGCCTACCGCCTTGCCCTGGTAGAGGCAGAGCGGGAAACCGGCCTGCCCGAAACGACCTTCCCGGTTGAGTGCCCCTGGTCCTTTGATCAGCTTTCAAGCCCGTCATTCTGGCCGGATCAGCACTAA
- a CDS encoding TlpA family protein disulfide reductase has product MAIFRRIATIVAVGTAILVTGGCGEKKESSAPATPAAAPATTAEAPATPAAMPVFQGEARPFVASPDRPALPPMTITDKDGNPVDMASFKGKALLINLWATWCAPCIREMPALDRLQADLGGDKFQVVAISVDRGGMNEVGPFFEKAGIKSLPIYLDQKMTSMKAFPLKEGLPLSILVDAEGREVGRLAGAAHWDGAEAKALIGWAIR; this is encoded by the coding sequence ATGGCGATTTTCCGACGCATCGCAACAATCGTGGCCGTGGGTACAGCAATTCTCGTAACGGGGGGCTGCGGCGAGAAGAAGGAAAGTTCCGCGCCGGCCACACCGGCGGCGGCCCCCGCAACCACCGCCGAAGCCCCGGCAACCCCCGCCGCCATGCCGGTTTTCCAAGGGGAGGCACGCCCCTTCGTGGCCAGCCCCGACCGCCCTGCCCTGCCGCCCATGACCATCACCGACAAGGATGGCAACCCGGTCGATATGGCGTCCTTCAAGGGCAAGGCGCTGCTGATCAATCTCTGGGCCACCTGGTGCGCGCCCTGTATCCGCGAAATGCCGGCGCTGGACCGGTTGCAGGCCGACCTTGGCGGTGACAAGTTCCAGGTCGTCGCCATCTCCGTGGACCGGGGTGGCATGAACGAGGTCGGGCCGTTTTTTGAGAAGGCGGGCATCAAATCCCTGCCCATCTATCTGGACCAGAAGATGACCAGCATGAAGGCCTTCCCCCTGAAGGAAGGCCTGCCCTTGTCGATCCTGGTCGATGCCGAGGGGCGCGAAGTTGGCCGTCTGGCCGGCGCCGCGCATTGGGACGGAGCAGAGGCCAAAGCCCTGATCGGCTGGGCCATACGTTGA
- the argH gene encoding argininosuccinate lyase, translating into MTEKTAQKAAAGTDANALWGGRFGSGPAAIMQQINASIGFDQKLWAQDIAGSKAHATMLAAQGIISVGDCDAILSGLDQVAAEIAEGRFTFTVENEDIHMNVESRLKEIIGEPAGRLHTARSRNDQVATDFKLWVRDAFDRLDKDLQALQAALIDRAEQFPDLIMPGFTHLQTAQPVTFGHHLLAYVEMLGRDRARMRDARARLNECPLGSAALAGTPYPIDRDATAAALGFDRPTANSLDAVSDRDFALDYLAAASICGTHLSRLAEEIVIWCTSQFRFIRLTDAFTTGSSIMPQKRNPDAAELVRAKVGRVIGALNGLLIVMKGLPLAYSKDMQEDKEPVFMADETLALCLAATTGMIRDLTPDPAAMRRAVEAGFPTATDLADWLVRSLGVPFRDAHHITGRIVKLAEEAGTGLAEVPLDKMQAVHAGITDAVYGVLTLEASVNSRTSFGGTAPSRVRAAVEAAKARFL; encoded by the coding sequence ATGACCGAGAAAACCGCCCAGAAAGCCGCCGCCGGAACCGACGCCAACGCGCTGTGGGGCGGGCGATTTGGCTCTGGTCCCGCCGCCATCATGCAGCAGATCAACGCCTCCATCGGCTTTGACCAGAAACTGTGGGCGCAGGATATTGCGGGATCGAAGGCGCACGCCACCATGCTGGCAGCCCAGGGCATCATCTCTGTTGGGGACTGCGACGCCATCCTGTCCGGCCTGGATCAGGTTGCGGCAGAGATTGCCGAGGGCCGTTTCACCTTCACGGTGGAGAATGAGGATATCCACATGAATGTGGAATCCCGCCTGAAGGAGATCATCGGGGAGCCGGCGGGTCGTCTGCACACCGCGCGGTCGCGCAATGATCAGGTGGCGACCGATTTCAAGCTGTGGGTGCGCGACGCGTTCGACCGGCTGGACAAGGATTTGCAGGCGCTGCAGGCAGCCCTGATCGACCGCGCGGAACAGTTCCCGGACCTGATCATGCCGGGCTTCACGCATTTGCAGACGGCACAACCCGTTACCTTCGGCCACCATCTGCTAGCCTATGTGGAAATGCTGGGCCGTGACCGGGCGCGCATGCGCGATGCCCGCGCGCGGCTGAATGAATGCCCGCTGGGGTCTGCCGCGCTGGCCGGCACCCCCTATCCCATTGACCGCGACGCCACGGCGGCGGCCCTGGGCTTTGACCGGCCCACGGCCAATTCGCTGGACGCTGTGTCCGACCGCGATTTCGCGCTGGATTACCTGGCCGCCGCCAGCATCTGCGGCACGCATCTGTCGCGTCTGGCCGAAGAGATTGTGATCTGGTGCACCAGCCAGTTCCGCTTCATCCGCCTGACCGATGCCTTTACCACCGGCAGCTCCATCATGCCGCAGAAGCGCAACCCCGACGCCGCCGAACTGGTCCGGGCCAAGGTGGGCCGCGTCATCGGCGCCCTGAACGGGCTGCTGATCGTGATGAAGGGTCTGCCGCTGGCCTATTCCAAGGATATGCAGGAAGACAAGGAACCGGTCTTCATGGCGGATGAGACCCTGGCTTTGTGTCTGGCGGCCACCACCGGCATGATCCGCGACCTGACGCCCGATCCGGCCGCTATGCGCCGCGCGGTGGAGGCCGGGTTCCCCACGGCCACCGACCTTGCCGACTGGCTGGTCCGGTCCCTGGGCGTGCCGTTCCGCGATGCCCACCACATCACGGGCCGCATCGTGAAGCTGGCGGAGGAGGCGGGGACGGGTCTGGCCGAGGTGCCGCTGGACAAGATGCAGGCGGTGCATGCCGGCATCACCGACGCCGTCTATGGCGTGCTGACCTTGGAAGCGTCGGTCAACAGCCGCACCAGCTTTGGCGGCACCGCCCCGTCGCGCGTTCGTGCGGCGGTGGAAGCCGCCAAGGCGCGGTTCCTGTAA
- the lysA gene encoding diaminopimelate decarboxylase — translation MTCFPVPGFHYTDGALHAEGVALSAIAAAVGTPTYVYTTEGLTAAWRAYADAFAGQDVTICYALKANSNLAVIRTLAQLGAGGDVVSVGEMRRALAAGIPADKIVFSGVGKTRDELVAALKAGIHQINVESLPELEVLSAVAVELGVDAPIAIRINPDVDAETHGKIATGRKEDKFGIDFAHAGEAYARAMALPGINPVGIAVHIGSQLLKTTPFRKAFGKLAELVRDLKAHGVPLSRIDLGGGLGVPYKPEDQAPDYPAYAKAIAETVGGLGCHVTLEPGRSLVAAAGLLLTRTIFVKEGLHRRFLIVDAAMNDLVRPAMYEAWHTVIPVAQPAADAVLADADIVGPVCETGDTFARLRPMPPVAPGDLLAFLTAGAYGAAMSSTYNSRPLVAEVLVSGAKFEVVRRRPSFEDSLTLEQMPDWLSP, via the coding sequence ATGACCTGCTTCCCCGTTCCCGGTTTCCACTACACCGACGGCGCGCTGCATGCCGAGGGTGTGGCCCTGTCTGCCATCGCCGCCGCGGTCGGCACACCCACCTATGTCTATACGACAGAGGGGCTGACCGCCGCGTGGCGCGCCTATGCCGACGCCTTTGCCGGCCAGGATGTCACCATCTGCTACGCGTTGAAGGCCAATTCCAATCTGGCCGTCATCCGCACCCTGGCGCAGCTGGGGGCCGGCGGTGACGTTGTGTCGGTGGGGGAGATGCGCCGCGCGCTGGCCGCCGGCATTCCCGCCGATAAGATCGTGTTCTCCGGCGTGGGCAAGACGCGGGATGAACTGGTCGCGGCGTTGAAGGCCGGTATCCACCAGATCAATGTGGAAAGCCTGCCCGAGTTGGAGGTTCTGTCGGCGGTTGCCGTGGAACTGGGCGTCGATGCCCCCATCGCCATCCGCATCAATCCCGACGTTGATGCCGAAACCCATGGCAAGATCGCTACGGGCCGCAAGGAGGACAAGTTCGGCATCGATTTCGCCCATGCGGGAGAGGCCTATGCCCGCGCCATGGCGCTGCCCGGTATCAATCCGGTCGGCATTGCGGTCCATATCGGGTCCCAGCTTTTGAAGACCACGCCGTTCCGCAAGGCGTTCGGTAAGCTGGCCGAACTGGTGCGTGATCTGAAGGCCCACGGCGTGCCGTTGAGCCGTATTGACCTGGGCGGCGGTCTGGGTGTGCCGTATAAGCCGGAAGATCAGGCCCCCGATTACCCCGCCTATGCCAAGGCCATTGCCGAGACGGTGGGCGGCCTGGGTTGCCATGTCACGCTGGAACCGGGCCGGTCGCTGGTGGCCGCTGCCGGCCTGCTGCTGACCCGGACCATCTTTGTGAAGGAAGGGTTGCACCGCCGCTTCCTGATCGTCGATGCCGCCATGAATGATCTGGTGCGCCCGGCCATGTATGAGGCCTGGCACACGGTCATCCCTGTGGCACAGCCGGCGGCGGATGCCGTGTTGGCGGATGCCGACATTGTCGGCCCGGTTTGCGAAACGGGGGACACGTTTGCCCGCCTGCGCCCCATGCCGCCCGTGGCGCCGGGCGATCTGCTGGCCTTTTTGACCGCGGGTGCCTATGGCGCCGCCATGTCTTCGACATATAATTCCCGTCCATTGGTGGCCGAGGTTCTGGTGTCGGGCGCGAAATTCGAGGTGGTCCGCCGCCGCCCCAGCTTCGAGGACAGCCTGACGCTGGAGCAGATGCCCGATTGGCTCTCCCCTTAA
- a CDS encoding TIGR02302 family protein encodes MPPRPTPPRDPGQRAAGQSPARTLAARLRSLLGRYRVGSVPVLARAPLPGDSGSRPLKLARAILWWEALWPPFWRPLSMLGLFLAVAWMGLFVHLSPWLHVPLLLLMLGGVGYLIREGLRSLHLPTEADARRRLERDSRLAHRPLSQLQDGIAGGAGDPLAHALWRLAQERAKGQSRDLRVGLPDSNLTSRDPWALRVAVALLMVVGATVGWGDLGGRTLSAFVPAVGLGGVFTPTRLDAWATPPDYTGQPPVFLTGLKPANAADGGTEEGEEKPLFLPAGTKLVVRLDGGLGTPTLRANNQDVDFQPVAGGGHQVELALTEGEGVSVRQFGREVASWPIRLIPDQPPGIAFRTPPAATERNALRIDYTGADDYGIHAVTATVTLATDLPMGIDKTPFDLPLPVPAKNKREITGTGYHDLSGHPWAGMPVTVRLRATDGAGQVSQSAEQAITLPERHFNHPVARAIIEQRKTLILMGDTVRPLVGRALHDLSVNLDGYGGDPLAFLALRSAVGRLMRNAGPDTVPSAIAMLWDVALRIEDGNLSLAERELRDAQKALMDALDRNAPAEEIDQAMQRLEQAMRDFMDALEQQEAKNPQAQNQPQNQGEPDPNAQSMSRDEVEEMVRQMRDLAASGNHEAAREMLSQLQQMMENLQNGQPQQQQDAEANQQGQALAELNQKLRDVQKQQQQLMDDTFTRQQEQFDGAGELPPNQMPGLSMPNRQGRRPGDQGAQPGKADAHAGAMAGRQEELRGELGDIMRRLGEMGGDIPRPLGRAERAMKEATDALRSGAPDQAVASQGEALEQLQQTLKSMQEQMAKASPGQAGGQRNRTGRQQGRDPLGRPLPGSGTLDGEEVKIPAEADMQRARQILEELRRRAGEQNRPKAERDYIDRLLDRFKRY; translated from the coding sequence ATGCCTCCCCGCCCGACCCCGCCCCGTGATCCCGGCCAGCGCGCCGCCGGCCAGAGTCCCGCCCGGACGTTGGCCGCGCGGCTGCGGTCGCTGCTGGGCCGGTATCGGGTGGGATCGGTGCCGGTCCTGGCCAGGGCGCCCCTGCCGGGCGATAGTGGCAGCCGGCCCCTGAAACTGGCCCGCGCCATCCTGTGGTGGGAGGCGCTTTGGCCCCCATTCTGGCGACCCTTGTCGATGCTGGGCCTGTTCCTGGCCGTGGCCTGGATGGGCCTGTTTGTGCATCTGTCGCCCTGGCTGCATGTGCCGCTGCTGCTGCTCATGCTGGGCGGGGTCGGTTACCTGATACGGGAAGGGCTGCGGTCGCTGCACCTGCCGACGGAGGCGGACGCCCGTCGCCGCCTGGAACGTGACAGCCGGCTGGCACACCGACCGCTGTCGCAATTGCAGGATGGCATTGCCGGCGGGGCCGGCGATCCGCTGGCCCACGCGCTGTGGCGGCTGGCGCAGGAACGGGCGAAGGGGCAGTCGCGGGATTTGCGCGTCGGCCTGCCCGACAGCAATCTGACGAGCCGGGACCCCTGGGCTCTGCGCGTCGCTGTTGCTTTGCTGATGGTGGTGGGGGCGACGGTCGGCTGGGGCGACCTGGGCGGGCGCACGTTGAGTGCTTTTGTGCCGGCCGTGGGGCTGGGGGGGGTGTTCACGCCCACCCGTCTGGATGCCTGGGCCACGCCGCCGGATTATACCGGGCAACCGCCGGTGTTTCTGACGGGCCTGAAACCCGCCAATGCGGCCGATGGCGGGACGGAAGAGGGGGAGGAGAAGCCCCTGTTCCTGCCGGCGGGGACCAAGCTGGTGGTGCGGCTTGACGGCGGGCTGGGCACGCCGACCTTACGCGCCAACAACCAGGATGTGGATTTCCAGCCTGTGGCCGGTGGTGGTCATCAGGTGGAACTGGCCCTGACGGAGGGGGAAGGCGTCTCTGTGCGGCAGTTCGGGCGGGAGGTGGCCTCCTGGCCCATCCGTCTGATCCCCGATCAGCCGCCGGGCATCGCGTTTCGCACCCCGCCGGCGGCCACGGAACGCAATGCGCTGCGCATCGATTATACCGGGGCCGATGATTACGGCATCCATGCCGTCACGGCGACGGTGACGCTGGCGACCGACCTGCCGATGGGCATCGACAAGACGCCCTTTGATCTGCCCCTGCCTGTCCCGGCCAAGAACAAGCGGGAGATTACGGGCACTGGCTATCACGATCTGTCGGGCCATCCCTGGGCCGGGATGCCTGTGACCGTCCGCCTGCGCGCCACCGATGGCGCCGGGCAGGTGTCGCAGAGTGCCGAACAGGCCATCACCCTGCCGGAGCGGCATTTCAACCACCCCGTGGCCCGCGCCATCATCGAACAGCGCAAGACCCTGATCCTGATGGGTGACACGGTGCGCCCGCTGGTGGGCCGTGCCCTGCATGACCTGTCGGTCAATCTTGACGGCTATGGCGGCGATCCGCTGGCCTTCCTGGCGCTGCGCAGTGCGGTGGGCCGCCTGATGCGCAATGCCGGGCCGGATACGGTGCCCAGTGCTATCGCCATGCTGTGGGATGTGGCCCTGCGTATCGAGGATGGGAACCTGTCGCTGGCGGAGCGCGAGTTGCGCGATGCGCAGAAAGCACTAATGGACGCGCTGGACCGCAACGCCCCGGCGGAAGAGATCGACCAGGCCATGCAGCGGCTGGAGCAGGCCATGCGCGATTTCATGGATGCGCTGGAACAGCAGGAAGCCAAGAATCCTCAGGCCCAGAATCAGCCCCAGAATCAGGGCGAACCCGACCCCAATGCCCAGTCCATGAGCCGGGACGAGGTGGAGGAGATGGTGCGCCAGATGCGCGATCTGGCCGCGTCTGGCAACCACGAGGCAGCGCGCGAGATGCTGTCGCAGCTTCAGCAGATGATGGAAAATCTTCAAAACGGGCAGCCGCAGCAGCAACAGGACGCAGAGGCGAACCAGCAGGGTCAGGCACTCGCCGAACTGAACCAGAAGCTGCGAGATGTGCAGAAGCAGCAACAGCAGCTTATGGATGACACCTTCACCCGTCAGCAGGAACAATTTGACGGGGCCGGGGAGCTGCCCCCCAACCAGATGCCGGGCCTGTCCATGCCCAACCGCCAGGGGCGCCGCCCCGGTGACCAGGGCGCGCAGCCGGGTAAGGCGGATGCCCATGCCGGCGCCATGGCCGGGCGTCAGGAAGAGTTGCGCGGCGAGTTGGGCGATATCATGCGCCGGCTGGGTGAGATGGGCGGCGACATCCCCCGTCCCCTGGGTCGGGCCGAACGCGCCATGAAAGAGGCCACCGACGCCCTGCGCAGCGGTGCACCAGATCAGGCCGTGGCCTCTCAGGGGGAGGCGCTGGAACAGCTGCAGCAGACGCTGAAATCCATGCAGGAACAGATGGCCAAGGCCAGCCCCGGACAGGCCGGCGGCCAGCGTAACCGCACCGGGC